The nucleotide sequence TGAAAGCACTGTTTTTCCTTACATAGAGAATTCGGCAAAATATGTTGCAAGTAAGTATAGATTTGAAAATTAATGGCCTAGTATTGATGTTATAGATAATAAGTGAAGCTATATGGTGATGTTTTTTAGAGTAAGCAAAATAATTTCTAAATCCATGTTTTGTTAATTGTTTTGAGATTTACATCCCTTGATGCCGACACGCCAGCGCCATGTGATACACGATTTCATCGGCGAGGGCGTTGTCGAGGGTGCGCTCAAGATCGATGATCAGCTGATTGGGGTAGTAGGCGCTGAGGTCCAGCCCGACCCCGAGGCCGAGGATGGCCTGTCGGCCGGAGCGGGTCTGTTGCGCGACAACCTGCTTGAGGTGGCTGTCGAGGTATTGCTCGTCATTGGCGGTGTTGGTGGCGCTGTCACAGGGGCTGCCATCGGAGATGACGACCAGCAGACGGCGCGCGCCTTCGTCGGCAGGGGCGTTGTCTGCGAGACGTGAGCAGGCCCATTGCACGGCTTCGCCATCCACGCCTTCGCGGTAGAGATCGGCCTTGAGCAGGGCGCCGAAGTGGCGGCGCGCACGTCGCCACGCCAGTGAGGCGGGCTTGAAGATCAGATACTGCACTTCATTCAGGCGGCCCGGACGCGCGGGCTTGCCGGCGCGTCGCCAGTCCTTGAGGGCGCGGCCACCATTCCAGGCGCCAGTGGTGAAGCCGAGCACCTCGGTGGGCACACCGGCCATGTCCAGCGCGCGGGTGAGTATCTCGATCAGCATCGCCACCGCCTCGCCATGCACCTTCATCGAACCGGAGCAGTCGATCAGGAAACTGACCTGGGCACTGGCTTCGGGCACCCAACGCTCGCGCTGGAAGACCCGCCGCTCGGCCGGCGAGGAAATCACCTGACTCAGCCGCCGCCCATCGATGATTCCTTCCTCCTCCCCGAAGTGCCATCCCTCACGCTGTGGCGAGCTGAAATGCCGCGCCAGCTGACGTGCCAGGCGCCGCACGTTGATCTTCTGCTCCGCCAGACGCGTATCCAGCGCCTGACGATACTCATCGAGCAGGGCCGCGCGCATGCGCCTGGCCGGTTCCAGCTCGCGGTCATAGGCCGTGGTGAACACCTGATAGGGCAGCAATTCCTCCGGCGCGCCACGCCGGTGACTCGGCAGCGGCGATGCCGCCTGCTCCTCGAGCAGACTCGCTTCATCATCCTCGTTTTCCAGAAACAGCGCGAAGCGTTGTCTGGCCTCGGAGTCGTCATCTTCCTCGCCGTCCTGCTCCTCCAGCGATTCGGCCAGCTCCTGCTCCAGCCACAGGCTGATGCTCAGCGCATGCTGCTGATAGGCCGCCTGATCGAAACGCGTGCGTCTCAGCCCCGCCATGTCAGCGCCCAGCGCCTGATAGAAGGAGGCGCGCGTCGTCTCGATGTAATCCTCCGTCTCGTGGATCACCGCGCAGGCCATCAGGCGCGACCAGCACGACTGGATGACGCTGTAGATCAGGATGCCGCTGCTCGTCTCGGTCAGGCCCGCGTGATAGAAGGCCAGGCACCAGTCGGTGAAGCGCCGCGCCAGATTTTCCTTCACGCCGGGCATGTCAGGATCGACCAGCGCCTCGACGCGCAGCTGCTCAAGCAGGTCATAGATCAGACGGGTTTCCGGCAGCGCCGGGCGCGCCGCCAGATGCAGCGCCTCGTCGGTGTGGAGCAGGCGCAGCGCGATGGCATCGCTGACCGCGCGATAGTTGTCGAGCGTGCAGTCATCCTCCTCAAGGCGCAGATGCGGCGTGCGCAGTGGCAGCGCCTGCGCATGCCGACTCAGGCGCCGCCCTCGATAGGCCCAGCCGGCCTGACCGCTGAGTGCCCCGAGACTCGCCGCCGCAAGCTCCTCGAGATACTGCTGACGACGGCGTACCTGCTGGGCCGCACTCATGCCCGGGCTCCCTTGTCGATGTCCTGTTCACTCATCAGATCGCTCTCCATCAGCGCCGCGGATTCCTCAAGCTCCCTGGCGAAGCAGCGCTGATAGAACTCGGCGACCAGCGGGCGCTCATGCTCATCGCACTTGTTGAGGTAGGAGAGGCGGAAGGCCAGCGCCGGGTTGCGGAAGATCTCGCAGTTCTCCGCCCAGGTGATCACGGTACGCGGCGACATCAGGCTCGACAGATCACCATTGGCGAAGCCCTTGCGGGTGAGGTCCGCCACCGCGACCATCGCGCGAATCAGCGCCTGGCCACGCTCGTTGTCCTTGGCGGGCACGCGGGCCAGCACGATCTTCACTTCCTCATCACGCGGCAGGTAATCCAGCTTGGCGACGATGTTCCAGCGGTCGATCTGCGCATGGTTGAGCAGCTGGGTGCCGTGATAGAGCCCATCCTGATTGCCCAGCCCCACGGTATTGGCGGTGGCGAACAGCCGGAACTGCGGGTGCGGGCGAATCACGCGGTTCTGGTCCAGCAGGGTGAAGTGGCCGTCGCGCTCCAGAATGCGCTGGATGACGAACATCACGTCCGGGCGGCCGGCATCGTACTCATCGAAGATCAGCGCGATGGGGCGAGTGAGTGACCACGGCACGATGCCTTCCTGGAATTCGGTGACCTGCACGCCGTCGCGAATCACGATGGCGTCCTTGCCGACCAGATCCAGCCGGCTGACATGGCCATCGAGATTGACGCGCAGGCACGGCCAGTTGAGGCGCGCGGCGATCTGCTCGATATGGGTCGATTTGCCGGTGCCATGCAGGCCCTGAACCATCACGCGACGGTTGTTGGTGAAGCCGGCGAGGATGGCCAGCGTGACATCGGGATTGAAGCGATAGGCGTCATCAATTTCCGGCACGTGGGCGTCGCGCTCCAGAAAGACCGGCACCTTGAGATCACTGTCGATGCCGAACAGCTCGCGCACGCCGCGCAGCTCAGTGGGCTGCAACTGACCGGCGGGCAGTGGCTGCTCGGCATTGGCCTGGTCATTGCGCGGGTCGGCGCTGGCATGATGCATCGTGGTGGCGTCGCTCACGGGGTGTCTCCCTCGTCATTCTTGTCGGTGGCTGCCAGGCAGACCTGTATCGGGGAGGTCGGCAGACCTGTCGCGGAGACGCAGGAAACCGGGCAGCGGCAATGGCTTGAATATAGCTTTGTTTCTAAAAATAATGCAAATCGTATCGAAATATGAGATTTGTGATTATTCATTCCCCCGCAGGAGCAAGGCAGATGAGCGATACCCTGATCATTGGTGGCGGCGTGATGGGCATGATGATGGCGTGGCAGCTGGCCGAGGCCGGCCAGACGGTCACGCTGCTGGAGCGCGGCCAATGCGGACGCGAGGCGTCGTGGGCCGGGGGCGGCATCGTCTCGCCGCTGTATCCGTGGCGCTACTCGAGTGCCATCTCGTCGCTGTCACGCTGGTCAGAAGGCGAATACCCCAGGCTTGCCGAGGCGCTCAAGGAGGCCACCGGCATCGACCCCGAATACCGCCAGAAGGGCTTGATCTACCTGCGGGTGGAGGACGAGGCGCTGGCGCTGGACTGGGCGCACACTCAGCACAAGCCGTTGGAGGTGATCGGGCGGGAGGCGCTCTACGCGCGTGAGCCGTATCTGGCGGCGGGCCATCAGCAGGCGCTGTGGATGCCGACGCTGGGCAGCATCCGCAATCCGCGTCTCGGACAGGCGCTGCGTGCGCGTCTGTTGGCGCATGTGCGTGTCGAGGTGCGCGAAGGCTGCGAGGTGCAGGAGCTGATGATCGGCGCGGATCACCACGTCACGGGGGCACGGCTGGTTGATGAGACCGTCAGCGCAGACAGCGTCGTGGTGTGTGGCGGCGCCTGGAGCGGCAGGCTATTGGCCGCGGCCGGTGTACTGCTGCCGGTGCGCCCGGTGAAGGGCCAGATGATGGTGTTCAATCCGGTGGCGGCGGGGCTTTGCAGTGTGGACGAGCCACTATTGTCGCGGGTGGTGCTGTGCGATGGCCGCTACGTGATTCCGCGCGCCGATGGGCGGATTCTGATCGGCTCGACGCTGGAGCATCAGGACTTCGACAAGAGCACCACCGCGCAGGCGCGCGAATCACTGCATGCCAGCGCCGCGAGCATTCTGCCTGCGCTGGGTGAGCTTGAACCGGAGCATCACTGGGCCGGCCTGCGTCCGGGCACGCCGGATGGCACGCCCTTCATAGGCGCGGTGCCGGGGCTTCACGGCCTCTACGTGAATGCGGGCCACTACCGTAACGGCCTGGTGCTGGCGCCGGCTGCCACGCGTCTGCTCAGTGACCTCCTGCTGGGCCGTGAGAGCTTCATGTCGGCTCATGCCTTCACGCCACCGGGAGTCGAGATCGCCACCGCTCTGGCGAGTTGACCCCGCTGTCTCGCGCGGGCTTGCGGGGACGATGGGTCCAGTTGGCACCAAACACGCCGCAATGGCGTCAACTGGCCCAATCGCTGGCCGCCAACTGGTGCTAAAGGGCAGTGATGGCAGGGGCGTAGTCTCGGGGCATGGCGCAGCGATCGCTGCTGCCCTTGCTCAAACGACACGCTCGAACCACAAGCCCAACAACAAGACTGCGGAGCCCGACCCATGACCCACCAAGCCACCATCGAACTGCTGAGTGCCTTCTGCGATGCCCTCAACCGTCACGACATCGACGATTGCCTGTCGATGATGACCGATGACTGCGAATTCCTCGCCATCGCCGGGCCGGAACTCGAAGGCAAGACCTTCGCCGGTCAGGACGCAGTGCGCGCGGGCCTCTCCGCCGCCTGGCAGAACGCGCCGGATGCCCAGTGGATCGACGCGGAAATCTTCGCCGATGGCGAGCGTGGCTTCGTCATCAGCACCTACACCGGCACCACCGCCGATGGCGCGCGTAGCGAAGCGCGCATGATCGATGCCTTCACGCTGCGTGACGGCAAGATCGCGATCAAGAACGCCTTCCGCAAGAATCGTCCGCCCGTCAATGTCTGAGCGCCAGCGGCGCATCGATCAGGGAAGCGGTTTCTGAAGCTGTCTTTGCCCCGGGGGCAGCACGTCATGGCGTCAGGTTATGGCGTGCGCGCCCTGCGGGTGAGAGGAGGTGTTCGAGATGGAAACTATCGTGCAGCACGGCGCCCGGCCAGATGAGGTGGGCAGCGAGTCAGAGCAGCGCCCGGCCACTCAGGCTTCTCAGCCGTATGACCCGGCCTATGACCCGCTGGTGAGCGCCACCCCCGGCGAAGGGCGCGACTACGCGCCGACCTACTGGGTCGCCACCGCCGGTGAGCCGCCGCAGGATGATGGCCCGGTGATGGGCGATATCGACGCGGATGTGGTGATCGTCGGCTCCGGCTTCACCGGACTCACCGCCGCCATCGTGCTGGCCGAGAAATACGGCATCAAGGCCACCGTGCTGGAGGCCAATCGGGTCAGCTGGGGCTGCTCGACCCGCAATGGCGGCCAGGCGCAGTGCGCCACCGGTCGCCTCAAGCGTTCGCAGTGGATCGAGCGTTATGGTCTCGAGGCCGCCCATGGCCTGCATCGCGAGTGCGTCGAGGGCATGGAGAATTTCAAGGAACTGATCAAGGACATCGACTGCGATCCGCAGCCGGGCGGTCACCTGTACATCGCCCACCGCGAGCGCATGATGCCGGGGCTGGAGAAGGAGGCGCGCCTGTTGCGCGAGACCTTCCACTACGATGCCCGCATCATCGATGGCGCCACGGTGCGCAACGAGTGGGTCGGGGATGAAGAGGCCTGCGGCGCGATGCACGAGCCGGAAGGCATCGGCGTGCACCCGGGCAAGTTGGCCTTCGGCTATCTGCGCAAGGCGCGACGTCTGGGGGTGAAGGTACACCCGGCAAGCCCGGTGGAGAGCTGGGAGACCCGCGATGGCGTGCACTATCTGAGAACGCCGGGTGGCGTGGTCAAGGCGCGTTCGGTGGGCATGGCCACCGGCGGTTACACCTCCGGCAAGCTGCATCCGGAGCTCGACAAGCGCCTGATGCCGGTGCTCTCCAACTCGCTGGTGACGCGCCCGCTGACGGCGCAGGAAATCGAGGCGACACGCTTTCATACCCACCAGGTGCTGACCGACACTCGCGTGCTGCGCCATTACTACCGCCTGCTGCCGGACAACCGCCTGCAGATCGGCAGTCGCAGTGCCGTATCAGGCCGCGATGCACCCAAGGCGCAATACGAGCAGCTGCTGATCGCCGACATGCATCGCAAGTTCCCGGCGCTGACCGGCATCGAGGTCGATTACTCCTGGTGGGGCTGGGTGGATGTCAGTCACGACATGATGCCGCGTATCCATCAGCCGGACCCGAAGCAGAGCGTCTATTACGCCATGGGCTATGGCGGCAACGGCGTGATGTATTCCGCCCAGGCGGGCAAGCGTCTCGCCCAGTGGATCGCCAGGGACGCGGCGGATCTGGTGCTGCCGATCTTCCAGTCTCGCCTGCCGTATCCCAATGTGCTCAACAAGGTGGAGTCGCCGCTGTTCGCGCCATTCCGCCGTACTGGCCAGCGTTGCCTGTATCGCTGGTATGCGATGAAGGACGAGGCGCAGTAGCCTGCAATTGACATGGTCTGCAAGCACGATTGCCTGAAGGACAAGAGGCTCCCTGATTGCCACGTCTTGTTGGTCAGTCAGGGAGCCTCTTTTTTATCTATAGGGTAATCATTTGCCATTAGTGCCTGTCGAGAATCAGGCGCTCATGTCAGTGACCCTGTCGGGTGCCTGCATCGCCAGTGGCACCAGCTCGGCCAGTTTCATGATGCCGGCTTCGATACGCGATTCCGGAATCGCCGAGAAGCCGAGGCGGAAGTAGTGGCGATGACGATCGCGATCGCAGAAGAAGTGCAGATCGCCCACCTCGATCAGAATGCTCTGCTGGCGGGCGAGGGCGGCCAGTCGATGGGCATCCAGGCTGGCCGGCCCGTGCATCCAGAAGCAGGAACCGCCATAGGTGGAGGGCGTGCTCATCATCGGCAGGTGACGCAGGATGGCGTCGCGCATCACCAGGAAGCGGCGCTGCATCACCTGATGCATCTGGTTGAGCAGGCTGTCGTGATAGCCCCGCGCGATGAAGAGGCCCACCGCGCGCTGATTGTTGGTCGGCGGATGTCGCAGCATCAGGCGGCGCAGTGCACGCGCCTCACGAATCAGCGTGGGGTGCGCGACCATGTAGCCCAGACGCAGGCCGGGGGCGAGGGTCTTGGAGAGGCTGCCGACATAGATGACCCGCTTGTGGCGGTCGAGGCTCTTCAGTGCGGGCGTCGGGTTGTCGGCGTAGTTGCTCTCGCTCTCGTAGTCGTCCTCGATGATCAGGAAATTGCCCGTCTCGGCCATGTCCAGCAGCTGGCGGCGGCGCTCCAGCGGCAAGGTCACGCCGGTGGGCGACTGGTGACTGGGCGAGACGAACACCAGCCGGCAGTCCTTGAGCGATTCCACCGGCTGCAGGCCCTTGCCGTCGATGGGCAGCAGCTGGATGTCGTCCGTGAAGGTACGCGCGATGTTGTACATGTCGACGTAGCCCGGGTTTTCCATCGCGAACCGCTGGCCCTGCTTGAGCAGCAGCATGCAGCTGATCCACAGCGCCTGCTGCGCCCCCACCGTGATCAGGATCTCCTCCGGGCTTGCCCAGACCCCCCGGCGTGGCAACAGCCGCTGGTGAATCTGCTCGACCAGCAACGGGTCATCATGATTGATGTGGTCCACCGACCAGCTGCGAATCGACGGCACGCTCATCGAGTCCCGGCTGCATTCCCGCCAGTGCTGGGTGGGGAAGAATTCCGGGTCCAGCTGGCCATACAGGAAGGGGTAGTCGTACTGGTGCCAGTCGCCGGGTTTCTCGATGGCACGTTGCACGGAGGGCTTGATGGCCAGGCGCTCATCCCAGTCGAGGCTGTCGGCGTCGATGTCATTGAGGCGTACCGGCGTGTCGGCGCGGCCCTTGAGAATGTCGGGGTTGATGAAATAGCCGCTGCGCTGGCGCGCGATCAGGAAGCCGTCATCCAGCAGCTGGTCATAGGCCAGCATCACGGTATTGCGCGCGACATTCAGCTCGCGGGCCAGCTTGCGGCTGGAGGGCAGTGCCTCATCGCGGGGCAGATGGCCCTCGAGAATGGCTTGCGAGATCTGCTCGCGTATCTGGAACTGCAGACTTTCCTTGCGCGAGGCATCGAGGTGAAACAGCGGGTGGCTCATGCATCTTCTCTGTTGTTGTCGCGGGGATCTTCGTGGAAGTCCCCGTTTTTCATGCATTTTTCATACCTGCCTGTCCCGTCATGTCCAGGGCGAGCGGTGAGCTTGATCGCCTCGTCATGCGTCGGGAATGCCCTCATTGAGGCAGACGGCGCGGGGCAGGGCAAGCGCCTGGCGAGACTGGCCCCATCGATGGGAGTGGACTGGTTCTATGGAGGTCTGGCGCAGGGGAAGAAAGTGAAGTGGCAAGCACAGTGACAGCACGACGCGACTTCCCACTCCCTCTCTTGAGGGCTGCAGATGAGTGTGTGATGGACCTCGTGAATGACAGACCGACGCTGCTGGAGGTGGGAGGCAGAGAGGGCGTCATTGACGAGTGCCGGTGCAGTGCCACGCTCGCGGTCACACGCAGCCGTCAGGAGCCCGCAACAACAATAACGACGGGACAGACAAGATGATCGACTCGACACAGACCCAATCAGCAGACCTCCGCGACTTCTCTGGCGCCAGCGCGCTCAAGGCGTCATTGGCCGTCGCGGTGACGGCCGCGAGTCTGGCCATGGCCGGGGGGCCAATGCCGCGACCTGGAAGATGGCCCTGGGGGACGCCGCCGGTGGCACCCAGTACGAGCTGGGCAAGACCTTCGCAAGCCTGGTGGAAGAGAAGTCCGGCGGTGACATCAAGGTTGACCTCTTCCCCAACGGCCAGCTGGGCAGCGAGCAGGACACCGTCAACAACGCCAGCATGGGCCTGGTGGATCTGTCAGTGGTGGCGATCAACAACCTGACGCCCTTCTCGCCGACCGTCGGCGTGCTGACCCTGCCGTATGTCATCCACGGCCCTGACGATGCCAAGGCGCTGACCCACGGCAAGATCGGCGATGAGCTGCGTGACAATACCCTGCGCGATTCCGGTATCCGCATTCTGGGCTGGGCCTATTCCGGCTGCCGTCGTCTGACCAATTCCAAGCAGGCCGTCGCCTCACCCGAGGACCTGGCCGGCATGGTCATCCGCGTGCCCAAGAACGAGATCATGATCTCCTCCTACCAGTCCTGGGGCGTCAATCCCAACCCGCTGGCGTGGTCCGAGACCTTCACCGCCCTGCAACAGGGTGTCGTCGATGGCCAGGACAATCCCTACATCACCATCGATGCCATGAAGTTCTACGAAGTGCAGAACCATGTCACCGACAGCTGTTACGTGTTCTCGATGGAACCGCTGATCATGGGCGAAGGCACCTTCCAGAGCTTGAGTGAAGAGCAGCAGACGCTGGTGCTGGCGGCGGGTGAAGAGGCGACGTCCCACAGCTACGACTACCTGCTGGCCACCGAGGATTCCATCAAGAAATCACTGGTGGAAGAGCACGGCATGACCATCACCCAGCCCGCCAATGACGAAAAGGAATGGATCGCCAAGGCATCCAGCATCTGGCCGGACTTCTACGACAGCATCGGTGGGCGCGACAAGCTGGTGGAAGTGCTCGAGACACTCGGGCGTGATCCGTCCACCGCTCCCTGATGACGCGCTGAGCTGCTGAGGCTTTCAACGGCTCGTCCGTCATTCCCCTGTCTGTCGTCCTGCGAAGGGCGCCAGGCAGGGGATGGCGAACGCCATCGATGTCAGGAGACGTATCTGCATGCGGATATTTCTGAAGTGTCTGGACAATCTCGAGAATTATCTCTGCCAGTTCCTGCTGGTGGTGTTCGTCATCATTCTCTTTGCGCAGATCATGCTGCGTAACCTTTTCAGCTACTCGATTCCCTGGGGAGACGAGCTGGCGACCTATGCCTTCGTGTGGTTTGCCTATCTCGGGGCGGTCTATGCCACCCGCATGTCGGCGCACAACCGCGTGACCTTCCAGTTCCGTTTTCTGCCGCGCTGGGTGGAAACCGCCTGTGGCGTGCTCACCGATATCATCTGGATCGCCTTCAATGCGGTGTTCATCTATTACAGCTACGACTTCGTGTTCAACAAGATGAACCTGTTCTGGAAGTCGCAGACGATGGGCGTGCCGATGAAGTACTTCTATCTGATTCTGCCGCTGGCCTTTACCGCCATGACGGTGCGCATTCTCCAGACCAACTATCTCAAGTTCGTGCGCAAGGAAGACATCGTGGACCCGGATTCCCAGGCAATGCAGGAGCTGAAGCAGACAGGACCATCCGTCAATGATGACGACAAGCGCGGGAGCGGGACACCATGATCGATTCCACCATCATCTA is from Cobetia marina and encodes:
- the pdxR gene encoding MocR-like pyridoxine biosynthesis transcription factor PdxR translates to MSHPLFHLDASRKESLQFQIREQISQAILEGHLPRDEALPSSRKLARELNVARNTVMLAYDQLLDDGFLIARQRSGYFINPDILKGRADTPVRLNDIDADSLDWDERLAIKPSVQRAIEKPGDWHQYDYPFLYGQLDPEFFPTQHWRECSRDSMSVPSIRSWSVDHINHDDPLLVEQIHQRLLPRRGVWASPEEILITVGAQQALWISCMLLLKQGQRFAMENPGYVDMYNIARTFTDDIQLLPIDGKGLQPVESLKDCRLVFVSPSHQSPTGVTLPLERRRQLLDMAETGNFLIIEDDYESESNYADNPTPALKSLDRHKRVIYVGSLSKTLAPGLRLGYMVAHPTLIREARALRRLMLRHPPTNNQRAVGLFIARGYHDSLLNQMHQVMQRRFLVMRDAILRHLPMMSTPSTYGGSCFWMHGPASLDAHRLAALARQQSILIEVGDLHFFCDRDRHRHYFRLGFSAIPESRIEAGIMKLAELVPLAMQAPDRVTDMSA
- the thiO gene encoding glycine oxidase ThiO, giving the protein MSDTLIIGGGVMGMMMAWQLAEAGQTVTLLERGQCGREASWAGGGIVSPLYPWRYSSAISSLSRWSEGEYPRLAEALKEATGIDPEYRQKGLIYLRVEDEALALDWAHTQHKPLEVIGREALYAREPYLAAGHQQALWMPTLGSIRNPRLGQALRARLLAHVRVEVREGCEVQELMIGADHHVTGARLVDETVSADSVVVCGGAWSGRLLAAAGVLLPVRPVKGQMMVFNPVAAGLCSVDEPLLSRVVLCDGRYVIPRADGRILIGSTLEHQDFDKSTTAQARESLHASAASILPALGELEPEHHWAGLRPGTPDGTPFIGAVPGLHGLYVNAGHYRNGLVLAPAATRLLSDLLLGRESFMSAHAFTPPGVEIATALAS
- a CDS encoding AAA family ATPase — protein: MSDATTMHHASADPRNDQANAEQPLPAGQLQPTELRGVRELFGIDSDLKVPVFLERDAHVPEIDDAYRFNPDVTLAILAGFTNNRRVMVQGLHGTGKSTHIEQIAARLNWPCLRVNLDGHVSRLDLVGKDAIVIRDGVQVTEFQEGIVPWSLTRPIALIFDEYDAGRPDVMFVIQRILERDGHFTLLDQNRVIRPHPQFRLFATANTVGLGNQDGLYHGTQLLNHAQIDRWNIVAKLDYLPRDEEVKIVLARVPAKDNERGQALIRAMVAVADLTRKGFANGDLSSLMSPRTVITWAENCEIFRNPALAFRLSYLNKCDEHERPLVAEFYQRCFARELEESAALMESDLMSEQDIDKGARA
- a CDS encoding cobaltochelatase CobT-related protein; the encoded protein is MSAAQQVRRRQQYLEELAAASLGALSGQAGWAYRGRRLSRHAQALPLRTPHLRLEEDDCTLDNYRAVSDAIALRLLHTDEALHLAARPALPETRLIYDLLEQLRVEALVDPDMPGVKENLARRFTDWCLAFYHAGLTETSSGILIYSVIQSCWSRLMACAVIHETEDYIETTRASFYQALGADMAGLRRTRFDQAAYQQHALSISLWLEQELAESLEEQDGEEDDDSEARQRFALFLENEDDEASLLEEQAASPLPSHRRGAPEELLPYQVFTTAYDRELEPARRMRAALLDEYRQALDTRLAEQKINVRRLARQLARHFSSPQREGWHFGEEEGIIDGRRLSQVISSPAERRVFQRERWVPEASAQVSFLIDCSGSMKVHGEAVAMLIEILTRALDMAGVPTEVLGFTTGAWNGGRALKDWRRAGKPARPGRLNEVQYLIFKPASLAWRRARRHFGALLKADLYREGVDGEAVQWACSRLADNAPADEGARRLLVVISDGSPCDSATNTANDEQYLDSHLKQVVAQQTRSGRQAILGLGVGLDLSAYYPNQLIIDLERTLDNALADEIVYHMALACRHQGM
- a CDS encoding nuclear transport factor 2 family protein; protein product: MTHQATIELLSAFCDALNRHDIDDCLSMMTDDCEFLAIAGPELEGKTFAGQDAVRAGLSAAWQNAPDAQWIDAEIFADGERGFVISTYTGTTADGARSEARMIDAFTLRDGKIAIKNAFRKNRPPVNV
- a CDS encoding TRAP transporter small permease, which gives rise to MRIFLKCLDNLENYLCQFLLVVFVIILFAQIMLRNLFSYSIPWGDELATYAFVWFAYLGAVYATRMSAHNRVTFQFRFLPRWVETACGVLTDIIWIAFNAVFIYYSYDFVFNKMNLFWKSQTMGVPMKYFYLILPLAFTAMTVRILQTNYLKFVRKEDIVDPDSQAMQELKQTGPSVNDDDKRGSGTP
- a CDS encoding NAD(P)/FAD-dependent oxidoreductase, which translates into the protein METIVQHGARPDEVGSESEQRPATQASQPYDPAYDPLVSATPGEGRDYAPTYWVATAGEPPQDDGPVMGDIDADVVIVGSGFTGLTAAIVLAEKYGIKATVLEANRVSWGCSTRNGGQAQCATGRLKRSQWIERYGLEAAHGLHRECVEGMENFKELIKDIDCDPQPGGHLYIAHRERMMPGLEKEARLLRETFHYDARIIDGATVRNEWVGDEEACGAMHEPEGIGVHPGKLAFGYLRKARRLGVKVHPASPVESWETRDGVHYLRTPGGVVKARSVGMATGGYTSGKLHPELDKRLMPVLSNSLVTRPLTAQEIEATRFHTHQVLTDTRVLRHYYRLLPDNRLQIGSRSAVSGRDAPKAQYEQLLIADMHRKFPALTGIEVDYSWWGWVDVSHDMMPRIHQPDPKQSVYYAMGYGGNGVMYSAQAGKRLAQWIARDAADLVLPIFQSRLPYPNVLNKVESPLFAPFRRTGQRCLYRWYAMKDEAQ
- a CDS encoding TRAP transporter substrate-binding protein, which translates into the protein MALGDAAGGTQYELGKTFASLVEEKSGGDIKVDLFPNGQLGSEQDTVNNASMGLVDLSVVAINNLTPFSPTVGVLTLPYVIHGPDDAKALTHGKIGDELRDNTLRDSGIRILGWAYSGCRRLTNSKQAVASPEDLAGMVIRVPKNEIMISSYQSWGVNPNPLAWSETFTALQQGVVDGQDNPYITIDAMKFYEVQNHVTDSCYVFSMEPLIMGEGTFQSLSEEQQTLVLAAGEEATSHSYDYLLATEDSIKKSLVEEHGMTITQPANDEKEWIAKASSIWPDFYDSIGGRDKLVEVLETLGRDPSTAP